A stretch of Patagioenas fasciata isolate bPatFas1 chromosome 4, bPatFas1.hap1, whole genome shotgun sequence DNA encodes these proteins:
- the SPRY1 gene encoding protein sprouty homolog 1, producing the protein MEPQSQRGSGGSLVVIQQPSLDSRQRLDYERESQPTAILSLDQIKVIRGSNEYTEGPSVVKKSGPRTAPRQEKHERTHEIIPINVNNNYEQRPSHVGHLAHQHNARAPVLSRSTSTGSAASSGSNSSASSEQGLLGRSPPSRPGSGHRSDRTIRTQPKQSSLIVDDLKGPLKEDLAQHKFICEQCGKCKCGECTAPRALPSCLACNRQCLCSAESMVEYSTCMCLVKGIFYHCSNDDEGDSYADNPCSCSQSHCCSRYLCMGAMSLFLPCLLCYPPAKGCLKLCRGCYDRVNRPGCRCKNSNTVYCKLESCPSQGQGKPS; encoded by the coding sequence ATGGAGCCCCAAAGTCAGCGTGGCAGTGGTGGTTCACTAGTGGTGATTCAGCAGCCCTCCTTGGACAGCCGGCAGCGACTGGACTATGAAAGAGAGAGCCAGCCTACAGCTATCCTGTCACTGGACCAGATCAAGGTGATCAGGGGCAGCAATGAATACACCGAAGGTCCATCTGTGGTGAAAAAATCTGGTCCACGGACAGCACCGAGGCAAGAGAAGCATGAGAGGACTCATGAAATTATACCAATTAATGTGAATAATAATTATGAACAAAGACCTAGCCACGTGGGGCACTTGGCACATCAGCATAACGCAAGGGCTCCTGTGTTGAGCAGATCAACTAGCACGGGCAGCGCGGCTAGCTCCGGGAGCAACAGCAGTGCTTCCTCAGAGCAAGGGCTGCTGGGGCGGTCACCTCCATCCAGGCCAGGCTCGGGCCACAGATCCGATCGGACAATCCGGACGCAGCCCAAGCAGTCCTCTCTGATTGTGGATGATCTGAAGGGTCCTTTGAAAGAGGACTTGGCGCAGCACAAGTTTATCTGCGAACAGTGTGGCAAGTGCAAGTGCGGCGAGTGCACAGCCCCGAGGGCCCTCCCTTCTTGCCTGGCCTGCAACCGGCAGTGcttgtgctctgcagagagcatgGTGGAGTACAGCACCTGCATGTGTTTGGTCAAAGGGATCTTCTACCACTGTTCTAACGACGATGAAGGGGACTCTTACGCGGATAATCCCTGCTCTTGTTCCCAGTCGCACTGCTGTTCTAGGTACCTGTGTATGGGAGCAATGTCCTTGTTTCTGCCTTGCTTGCTCTGCTACCCTCCTGCAAAAGGATGCCTAAAACTGTGCCGAGGGTGTTACGACCGCGTCAACCGCCCAGGTTGCCGATGCAAGAACTCCAACACGGTCTATTGTAAACTGGAGAGCTGCCCCTCCCAGGGTCAGGGCAAGCCTTCATGA